The DNA segment AAAGTAAACAGCAACAAACAAGCCATTTTGTAGTCAGATAGCTGGAAGCCAGTGGTTGCAGGGCCACGGCCATGGTTGTTAAGTGGTTGATTGACCATGCCCAAGTTGGTTTTGGTTAAAGTAGTCAGTTTCGATTCTAAAAGGTACAAAACTACTCGAGATTTCGTGCAAATGCTAGATGGCGCTGGAGTTTAAATGAGTATGATTAGTAAGTCACTGTAGTGTGCCTACTACTTCTATTATACatatacaatactttttttgaaatcacctGTTGGTAGGAAGTTGTTCTTTAATTGATCAGTGGTATTAGTTGCAGATTTGGCCGTGATTGGCTGCAGAGCGACGGATGTTGTTAATTGGTAGACACCATTTGCTAGTGACCGCCGTCTTCGAGCCGATGAACAAGGCTAAAGAGAAAATGCTTTGGTTATACAAAACATACAtgataatatattttgtttttcttaaagGCTGCGCGGTCGACTTGGGATCTGTCCGCTGAGCATTGATAGTGATGGGATAGGTAGTCCTAATGTGAAGTACACTAATCTAAAATAAACTCTACGGTACGCGTAAAACCCTTACCGCACAGGAAGGAAGTCGAGAATCGCAAACTTCGGCCAAAcagtgaacaaatattttcttgtaaaGGAGATTACGCCATTTAAACACTAAGAAGTTAAAATGCAAGCTTTTGTCATCAAACATGATGATTCTTGCTCCGAGTCCTGCGGAAGCGATGGTAGGGACGCATCTGCAAAATGAAACACAGAAACAGCAATGAGAATGAACAATAGACTCAGGACACTTTGGCTAACAGATCTTAGCCTAAAAAATTCATGTCATTTTTGTTAAGGCGCGTACCCGTCTTTTATCAAAGGAATTTGAAGTGTGGAGTTAGGCATGTACACCGATTTAGGTGAAGCGACGCAGAACACAACGATCATTCTTAGACCTTGCGGTACAGGGTGAGATGCATTAACCAGAACATTCATGCGATTTCCTATAATCACATCCGGCTCATGTGGCCACATATTTCTCAGAGTTTCATCTCTGTATAAACTTATGTAGATATTAAAGAACTTCCCGCGCCCAGTGATATTGCTGGCATctctgaaaacaaaatgttgaagacaaaatatttgaagttaaGATGTAACATTCACTAACTTTAAACAATTCGGTGGAGATGAAAAACGCGTACCTGTTTAAAACGGGTTTAAAGGATTCTTTGATTGCGCTGTTATTGTTAGCGTACGAGCAATTGATGTTAGCAAGATGTATCCCGAATGATATCGGCAGATTTATGTTAAGATAATCCCGAAATATCTTTCCAGAAACGTACATACGGTTGGTTGAATGTTGCACGTTTAATCCGCATTCTTGAAACGGGTAATGGGCAGATAACCTGTTTTGCCAGGATCAGCAAAGGTATGAGAAAAGTTTCGCCACAAAAGCATAATGTAATAAAGAAGCTCCATAAAATTACCTGTACACTGGTCTTGGTGCACCATAAGCGTTTGTGGCTCGACAAGCTTTGTTGCTTTTGTATCCCTCAAAATAAACGACAATGTTGTTGGAACTTACAAGGTTCACCTTTTCCAGAACAAATTGCTGGTCTAATTCTACGGTTAATTGATGTCTGCCACACATCACCTTTGGTTCAGctgagaaaataaaattttacgaaAAAAAAAGTATAAGGGAGGCTTAATTATACGTTGTACAATTACAATAGTGTGGCTATTGTAGTCAATTGTCAATTAAATTGGCTATGGCTACAATAGTCAATTAAAATTAGTTGATTATTGtaacaaattgaaattattaagTGAACATACGGTAGTTGCGAGTATTTGGGAACACAGGATCTTCGAAATCATCAGAAGTACCCGAAAGTGGAAAGGACTGATTTGACTGTTTGATCCCTACAACAAAAAGTTGCTATAGCTCTATAAGTTCAAGATAAGCGAATTGATTTTAAGACGAGTTGACCATATGCAGGACTCTTTATTGATTTCAGCATAATTACCGCAAATAAATCTTTGGAACGATAACACGAACTTTTCCCAGCTCGTATTGTTACGCGTTAAATTGTTGAAAGGATTGTAGTGGGCAAAGTGTGGATGAGTAGCCAAACTCTGGAGAAATCGCAAATTGCTTTTCCCGAACCCTataaaagtaaatgaaaattaagaaaataaaacataccATCAGGAGCATGCTAATGCTTACCTAAAGCATAAATAGATGAATGCGATCTAATCAAAGCCGTTTTCAAATTCCTTATTATTGAATTGTCGTCTTGTACCGCTGTTGTAGCTAAAACCACGTATGAATCGCGAGGAAGTATTTTTCCTAAACTGGTGGCCTGTGCAGTTAAGCTGAGTGACTGGATGTCCACGTTTTTCAAGATATTCTACAAACGAAAGGTGAAAAGGTGATAGACATTCTATAATGGAGTCTACAAATAAACTTACGACGGTTCGAGAAAAAATACATCGTATACCTGCTCAAATTCTGCAAGCGACGTTGCACATTTCAAACCGCGAGCCACCAAGCAGCATTTGGCTTTGTGTAATAGCACGTCTTGAAATAACTCACAAATGGAtttcaaaacagttttataGGTGACCATTGATTTATAAAGTTGAAGGTTACCCAGCAGAAAAATGATCTGTGAAAATGCAAAGGAGAATAGTATATTTGAGAAAGGAATTAGACGAAGTTCAAAATGTTAAACGATTAAAACGATAAAACTTACTGTGTTTTCAGTTGACTGGAATAATCGACTGTTCTGAGCATAAACGCCAGAACGTGGAGAAAAACAGTCGCCGTCTTCCAAATAATAATCATTTGGCTGTGCAATGGCGCCGGCAGCGCGACTGGGCCAGTAAGAAAGATTTTTCATTGGAATCGAAGAAAATGAACGTGGCGAATACACGGCACAAACAGCTAGAGACAAATTCTTAGCGGTTTGTTCCTTGACTACAGGAAAAGTACCGCTGCAATAAATATTGATGAAGTTTTTTTCCGAAGGTACGTCTCTACACAGCAGCATGCAATCACATGTACTTACAGCCACAAATAAGTATCATTGAAAGCAGGCAAGAAACGAGATACATATGGCAGTGTTAATGGAGAGATGGAGTCCACCATGCTCGACGCCACAAAACGGTGTTCTTTGCTTGTGAGGACAGCCGGTCTAATGTTGTTCGACAAATTGGCAGCCTGATATTCTCTAAAAGTGAATCGCTGTTGGACGACCGAAAAACATTGGGATCCAGCATTGCTCCACCCGACCGGACAGTGTCCTAGTGAAAAAAGCAGCAACACGTAAATTACAAGTATCCCTTTTACTGATAGTAAACTTCTAAACACCTACGACAAGCACATATCGGAAATAATATGTCGCGTGTGATTATGTTGGGGCCGATAAGTTTGATTCCCTTGGCAGCAGGACCACACGCCGAAGGCTTTGTGTAGATCGAATGCAAAGACTCGCTGCTCGTTGGAAGCGACCAAACGCTAATTCCTTGAACAAAACCTGTATCAAATGTACAAAACGTTGAACTTGGAGGGGTTTAACAATCAAAGTGTGGCAACTGAAGGAACCATTACTTCGAATGGATGTTTTAGCAATATCGTTGAAGCTACAAAGTGACCGTGATGGAGcgatttttttaaaagcatgATTGCCTGTTTTTACACAATTTTGATGCAAGTCGACTATAGAAATTCACCTGAAAAGCATGAAGGTAGTGCCTGTGGTGAGCAGTAGGCTATATCAATCGTCGAGCTCTCGTTTGACTCAAGGTCTGATAACGAGATTTTTGCGATTTTGAAGCTGTCCACGTAAACAGTAAGAGACACTTCATCCGATTGGAAACAAGCAAAATGCCAAAAATCTCGCAGAAATGCGTTGTATTCATCCGTTGTGGGAGTCTGAAACACAAATACAATGAACGGGCAAAGAATTCTAACGCTAAAGGTAATCTCAGCAGCTTATTATTACCGTGTGAAATTTAGAATACCAAGTTGAACCCAAAACACTGTTAACTGTCTTATTAACCGACTTGAATACTAGTCTTGTGATCGAACTATTATACCTCGAGTCCAGCCTTGTCAATTACAGCTATCGCCTTCATTCCGGGGTTTAATCCTGGAAATTCGTTTACCTTTATTGTATTTGCACGCAGACGAAATCTAATTTCGGGAAACGAAATTTGGGAAGTGAGGAAGGCTTTGTACCAAAAACAAAGTCTAAATCCCGGTGAAAGAAGTACACCAGGTTCATGGAGAGGAACTTGGATGCTACTCATGActgagaaaatattttggacTTCGTATTGCGTGAATGAGTCGTATTTCTGTGATTCCAAGACGCTGGAATTCACTGTAAGGAATCGGAAGTAcatgtttgtaaaaattatatttcgGAGGTTAACTGTGTAACATACTTACATGTCGTGGGTAAAAGTTGAACCGATATTGCTTTATCAGAATCGTTTGACAAATGGTAGTAGGCACCAATGCTTAAGTACTCTCCAGTTATTCCACTAATTAGGAAACTTCCTGGGTCATCGAAGCTTTTTACCACCATGGTCCATGGATATGGGCTGTTTGAGGAATTaggtataaaatatttatggaAATATATACTTACTTACAGATAGGTACTTGCCTTTCTCCGGCACCCTGCAAGAATCCGACTTTCCTTTCTTCATAAATACTTAGCCAACTGAGACATGGATACTGGTTTGGACAACCATCCAGACTCCTGATGTAGTAGTGTTGGCCTAACGAAACTATTTCAACCTTTACTGGAAACCTGCAGCCAAATTCCAAGGTATCAGTAATACTTACAGGAAACGGAACAGAACTTTTAACTTAAGAGGAAAGTTTCACGGAGTTAAATTTACCACAATCTTGTTGATTCTGTTGTTCCAAAGCCACGCCTAATTTCAGGAGTAGATATTTCAGCCATGTAGAAAAAACCATTACGTCTGCTAACTACCTCCTGGCAAAATCGGCCAGCATGTCGATTATCACAAACACATTCGAAGACTCTGCCAAACATTATTTTGAGAACATAGTTATGTGAAGAACATCCTTCATTTTTGGGGCCATGTTTACTCGCCCGTGTactattttacaaaacaaagcaTAGTAATTAAACCTGGAAGTGTTTGTTGGTGAGCAAATGCCGTTGTTCTGGCAAGGAAAACTCGCGCAGGCGTCTATAGGAAATGGAGTTGTGGGTGGAACTGAAGTGTCCACGAGTGGCGTTGTCTGCTTTGCACTTGGCACTGTAGGCGTTGGGAGTGAAATGAGATATTTAGATATGGAACGAATGGCCTTTGTTGTGGTTGTATACAACGGGGTTAGGTGTTTAACCTCAAATCGTTAGTGTGATTAAAGAAACCTGTTATACCGTTTAGTGGAATATGCACGAAGTTCATTGCTCCCATGTGAGCAGTGAGAGTATTTCTGGACCTCTTGTACACAATCGTAGAAAACCGAGACTGTCCAGAGCTTGCATAATAATGTTGCATGTGGTCGCGAAACATAATGGTGAATTGGGCAACTTTTTGATCAGTTCTATTGGAAACGAGTAACCAGTCTTCAGATGAAGTAGGGAAGCCCAGAAAACGCATATCTGTATAAAGAGCACGAACACGCAAATTAAAACTTACTAGGCAAAAAGGGTAGTTTAATgaatcaatattttttcaactcGTGCACTAGACAAGCTAGCTAAATTTTACCTCACCTTCAGTGGCATTAGTCGTGAAAGTAAGTGTAATCGTTTGAGTAGGGTCATCGTATATGTGCGGAGGGACTGTGTGCATTGAAGAGTACAACCTAACTGGTGTAAGTTGGACCAAGAATGGTAACGTTTGGTTTGATGCCTCGGTTTCGTGAATACTACTACGAAAATGGGAAGATGGTGACGAATGCTCTAGAAACACAAGATCGAAGTTAAACCTTACCATGGTTTATCGAGACTTCGCAGGTATACGAAACATGTAGTCTATGTAGTTTGATGGATAACATGGTTTGATAGAATGTAATAATGTCAATCCCAAAAGGAGGAATTTGGTTTGACCTATCGACTCATTGATGCAAGCTTGTTAGAATACGTTTTAGAAAGAATCTGTTACTATGGATTAAATAGGGATTACCTATCAATCCGCCTTTTCCAAGTAAGACCGCCATAAACGCAACTCTGTTAACACTTGTTAGATACCCCTTGTCATTCCTACCCAGATCGACGTCATAATAAGAATAAGGAAGCAATTCAAATTCACGTGTGGAATTTGCTTGGTAtatctgaaaaaacaaaaacgggTATTTCTTCAGAACACATAGCATAGGTCAAAAGCGGTTAAGTGTGTAACGCAGACGACATCACACTTATTAAATGCGTCCTTGTTTAGCATCTTACTTTAACAAGCACGTGTTCCCAATAAGATACCAGTCGAATTATGCATCCTGTATGGTGAAAGCTCGGACAACTTGCAACGTATTCGCTGCCCCAAAGAGAAACTGGGAGCAATTGTTCTACCAGATTGTTGGTGTGTGTAGAAGTTTTTTCAGCTGGAACctttgaataaaaaaacaattttaacttgAGATTTTTCCGACTGCATCAGTAAGCTTAAATGAAAGCGACTGATTTTTAAAGCTAAATTCCTAAGACAGCAGCTTTAGGCTATACCTTGGCATCTTGCATGACCGAAAACACACCGACAGGTTGGTTGGAAAGAAGTAAAATTCCACTTAAATCTGTCACATTTGCCAAGTAACCTTGTCCTGCCACGAAGTAAGCAACAGAAGCCGAAACGGTAAAATTAAACTTCAAGTTGCCTTGATTTTTCAAGCGGACCTCAACTTCTGTGTCTGGATAGTAGCTCACGACGACAACATAGCTTTTGCGCGCGGAATACGAAATCAAAATATACTCACTTCCCCAAGCACACGGTGGAAGCATAGCAAAAGTTTGTTGCGCCCTACGAAAATAAGCGCACTAAAGTAATTTGAAAACTGATGTAATTTATAATGTTTCGTAAAACCTACTGTGCTCTGTCCAGAATAGCTCCAAAAGCTTGGACGGGCACATCGAATTTGTAAATATAAGCAGAGAACAACTGTGTATCTGATGGTGCTGCTGTATCACCAGCATTCTTTACAATATTTGAAAGCCCCGGGAGCGAACTTTTAGCTTGACTAAGTAAACTCCCATTGGATTGGAAAGTCTGTACCTGATTAAAAGAAGAtacgataaaaataaattgtagcAAAAAAGTGCCACACTGTTCGGCATTTCGGAATGAATTGTGAGTTTTAAAACATCACTTACAATGGCTTTTAAAGGATAAAGAGCGGACAGTGCTGATTTCACATCCCATGACATAAATGCTGGAAGAATGGTAATATTGAAGAAGGAGTTACAAGCTTCacctgtaaataaaattagttCCACCAGATACATGCCAGCCAAAGAAAACACGTTCGTGTGTAAATCAAGGATGTCAGAAACTAACCACTTCTTACCCGAAAACTTTTCTGCACCATCTCGATACTGTAAATAGTTGATGAAATTCTTCTCTTTTTCGTCTGAACATTCATTATTCATtaatattatttacatatcatCCGGGATgttattaataaattttacatcACATAACAAAGTATACGAGTACCTGAGAATAAACGGAACCGTTCTTCCTCACGTGAAAAACTACACGTGTAATTTAATTGATACGAGCGACGGACGTCAGTAACATATGACATGCTTTCATATATAGGATATATCAATTGATCACCGCTCCACTGCAAACAAGAACTTTCAGTTTAGTGAAGTGCCAAATTTCTGATTCATATCAGTGTGAAGTTTTAGATAAGACAAACTAATGGGAATTTCgcaaagattaaaaaaatcatcttacataaatatttctttcgGTGTCTTTTCTGTATGGAAAAGTTATCTTCAGTACATCGCCATTTTCGTTATAAGATACATCGGAAGAGTTCCCTTGGACgacaaaaagatttgtttcCAAGtctgtaaaatgaaaacaaaagcattaaaccTAAATTGAGTTTGTCACAGAAGTGAACTTAGTGAAGGCTTCAAGAAggttttagtttaaaatttttgaattaattattcgACGTTGATCGCACAACTGGTTTATTAATTCATCTTTGCTAAATTTTGATTGGACACACTAGGCTAAAGCAGGGTGTAACAGTAGGGAATCGACTCCATATAAGATTTCCTTTAAAGAAatggcaaaacaaaatttaagtgCTTACTCACCAGGattcaatgaaaaatttgttagcTTGGCTGTTGGAATGCTGACAACAACGttattgttattgcatttgACATCTACACATGACAATGATTTTGGTGCCAAGTTGTCACACACTGGTGCATTTATATTGTTTCGAACTGCGAACAGCGTCCCGGCTAAGAAAACTATATTTATCCAACATAAGTGCAAAAACCTCAACTTAAACAACATATTGCTGAGCTTGGTACAACAATCGACATACAATTAGCACTTGCGTTTGTAATTTGAAATATGAAAGATGTCTGAAGTTTCATACGCAGGCAGATTAATCTGACTTAGTTGGTAGGctacaaaattttatcattaacTAATCTATAGTGCAACTTTCATTCTACTTCCACGCAGACATCGCTACTTTTCCAAGGCACCTTTAAACCTTTGACTAAAAATGTTGAATGTCTTTCACGTTTTATTCCCTCGCTTCATACCAGCGTTCGCAATCATGCCGCAAGCAAGCgtgttttaaattaaagataaattgctttctttaaccgataaaaacgttttgtcgtgaaaatgttttttgttagtCCACGAAAAACACGTCTTGACAAAAGCACAATTTTGCCGCTAAATCCCCCAGCTTAATACTTATATCCTAACAAGATATGACTTGATTGattaaaaaatgattaattgGTATTATATACAGTGTTTGTGGGCTATTTAATAGGCTATTGCCTAAAGCCCTACACTTTAGCTATTCTTGCAAAGTCaccaaatatttcaacaactaATCAGCTAATTGTAGGTTAGCTATAAGTAAAACTAGGCTATAAGTAAAACGGTCCTGACTTGACTTAACCTGTGTCAAATAGATAATTGACTTTACTTGAGTCAAGTTAGAAATAAAGATTTACCAAGCGGAGTAGTACTGTCTCAGTACagttcaaaaaatttgtttgattttcaaaGTAGTCTGTTCGAAAAGTTTACACTGTAAATGAGGGATcctaaataattaaattaaactttaaattaaattttttcgatTGACCCTAAATAATTGATTCATACGCCGAAAAGTTTATGGCTACGCATaattaaatggaattttatttccaagtaaaaaaaagttttattagggGAATACCCTAGTTAAGGTTTCTGTCAACCCCAGCACCACAGTTTTCTCACAACTTTGCAAAGAAAAGTCCCTGGTCTCCATAGCCTTTGCACAGGAAGGAGGACCGGCGTGAAGCCGGTTACTTGTTGAATATTGATAAATACCTTTATTTAAGAATAATTAAAGGCGTAACTAAGCGATCCTTAAAAAGCAGTATAAATTAGGCATCCTACCCTGTTCGTTTTATCTTTAGGCATTACCTTCATTTTGGCAAAGGGTGTCTTTTCACTGTTAAAATTAAGGGTGCGAGACACCCCCACCTTTGACGCCAGAATATGGTACCTATGGTATGATAATATAATCTTTGTTTTCGGACTAAAAGTCTTATTGTACAATAGCAAAGTACTTATTTGTACTTTTGCTATCTCATATAGGTCATTATGCAAGTTTTCCCATTTGCTGGTCATCTTGCCATATTCTAGtctgaatcgatgcaaatcgGAGAATATCTTAACTTTTTTGAATGGATGTCCGCTGGCATCCAAGCTTTTGCAAGCTGGGCACCTCTTGTAAAAGAACTGTTTGACTTACAACAGTGCgcataatttcaattaataACATTTGCGTGGCGCCTCAAAACTGACAATGCAGTCATGTTGCATAACTTTTACTAACATtcatgaataaaaaaaaatcgtATTTTATCTCTGAACCTATTGTTCTAATTTCTAATTCCAGTTTCCATGCTGAAcatattttcttcatttatttACAATACACCAATGCTAGTATGTTCAATATTTTAGTTTAACGCTTACATACGCTAATATACTAGTAGGCCTAGAGCCCTAGACCCTATTGTCTAaagcagtggttttcaacatttttcatacTGCAACCCAGTTTAACAACCCAATATAATTAATGACCCccttccaaaaattttgattcagGCATATGTAATACATTTGTGTATGCGAAATagcacaaaaaaatataaataaaaataacataaattatGATACCACtctgttgaaaaaaaatactCATTTATTGAATACATGCACAAGGCAGCATCAGTGAGATGGCTGGTGTTGCATCTTGGCGACAAGCTTTTCTATGCGTGGCGCTGTTGTTGCCAGAGCACACCTTAGATCTGGCTCTACTATTAGTTTATTCCTGGCCTTGTTCTTTATTTCCAGCATTGTTGACAATTAGCATGACACAGCCAGGTCGACGGAAAAGGCATCAGAAGTCGAATGGCTGCGTTTGCAACTCTGGGATAACAATTAGGTACCATGGCTGACCAATATGCAGACAAATTCTTCTCTTTGAAGACATCTTCTGTAGTTGAGTCATTTTTCAGGGCTATTGGGTATTATCTCCATTGAACATGCTATGTATGCATGAAACCCTGAAGTATGGCCTAACTTGGCTGGAGCACCATCTGTACAAAGTCCGCACAGCAGCTCTCATTTGATATCATTTTCCCTGAAAAAAGTATCAATAGTCTGATAACTATCTTCTACACGTGTTCTGGACGGCAGAGCTATAACGCACAAAAACTCATCCTTCATCACACCATTGTGAATGTAACGCACGAATGCAATTAGTTGTGAACAGGATGAAACATCCGTGGACTCGTCCAGCTGCAGGGCAAACGGATCAGCTGACTTCAATTGATCAATTACTTGATCCTTGATGTCCTCTGACATCAGTGAAATCCTACTTTGCACTGTGTTACCCGAGAGTGATAGTATATTCAACTTGCTCTCTGCTTCCTTTCCAATTAACATGCGATTAATGTCTTTCGCAGGTTGTAGTATCAACTCTTCAGCAATTGTGTGGGGCTTCTTGGCTTTAGCAATTCGCAATGATATTTGAAAGGATGCTTCAACAGAAGCTCGATTCTGTTGCTGGAATACTCCGGAGGAATCCATTCGAGATCGCTTCAAGAAATTTGCCTTTCGCTCAAAAGATGACAAGTCTTTATCTTTGCAGTCATTATGTTTCGTTTCTAAATGCCTGTTGAGTTTTGTTGGTTTCATGGATTCAACCGAAAGAACTTTCATGCAGAGTACACATTGTGGTTTTTCAATGCCATCAGAGACGATTGGGACAAATCCATACTTGAGAAATGATTCTGAATAGTTTCGCTTTTTCGCCATAATTTTGTGAAGTATCAccaattgtaatttttaaattttaagtaaactATATCACGAGTCTAAAGCTCCTAAACAAGAGGTTCATTACAGGATGCTTGCTAACGTTTTACGAGCttgaaaaagtcatttttttgCTACTTTACTACGTTGAAAACCGAGCAAAAAATACTGCTCGTTAGCCCTCGGTAAACTTGAATCTGTATGAAATAAGCTGTTAAAAT comes from the Clavelina lepadiformis chromosome 5, kaClaLepa1.1, whole genome shotgun sequence genome and includes:
- the LOC143460826 gene encoding uncharacterized protein LOC143460826 — translated: MLFKLRFLHLCWINIVFLAGTLFAVRNNINAPVCDNLAPKSLSCVDVKCNNNNVVVSIPTAKLTNFSLNPDLETNLFVVQGNSSDVSYNENGDVLKITFPYRKDTERNIYWSGDQLIYPIYESMSYVTDVRRSYQLNYTCSFSREEERFRLFSDEKEKNFINYLQYRDGAEKFSGEACNSFFNITILPAFMSWDVKSALSALYPLKAIVQTFQSNGSLLSQAKSSLPGLSNIVKNAGDTAAPSDTQLFSAYIYKFDVPVQAFGAILDRAQAQQTFAMLPPCAWGSEYILISYSARKSYVVVVSYYPDTEVEVRLKNQGNLKFNFTVSASVAYFVAGQGYLANVTDLSGILLLSNQPVGVFSVMQDAKVPAEKTSTHTNNLVEQLLPVSLWGSEYVASCPSFHHTGCIIRLVSYWEHVLVKIYQANSTREFELLPYSYYDVDLGRNDKGYLTSVNRVAFMAVLLGKGGLIEHSSPSSHFRSSIHETEASNQTLPFLVQLTPVRLYSSMHTVPPHIYDDPTQTITLTFTTNATEDMRFLGFPTSSEDWLLVSNRTDQKVAQFTIMFRDHMQHYYASSGQSRFSTIVYKRSRNTLTAHMGAMNFVHIPLNVPSAKQTTPLVDTSVPPTTPFPIDACASFPCQNNGICSPTNTSRVFECVCDNRHAGRFCQEVVSRRNGFFYMAEISTPEIRRGFGTTESTRLWFPVKVEIVSLGQHYYIRSLDGCPNQYPCLSWLSIYEERKVGFLQGAGESPYPWTMVVKSFDDPGSFLISGITGEYLSIGAYYHLSNDSDKAISVQLLPTTLNSSVLESQKYDSFTQYEVQNIFSVMSSIQVPLHEPGVLLSPGFRLCFWYKAFLTSQISFPEIRFRLRANTIKVNEFPGLNPGMKAIAVIDKAGLETPTTDEYNAFLRDFWHFACFQSDEVSLTVYVDSFKIAKISLSDLESNESSTIDIAYCSPQALPSCFSGFVQGISVWSLPTSSESLHSIYTKPSACGPAAKGIKLIGPNIITRDILFPICACRHCPVGWSNAGSQCFSVVQQRFTFREYQAANLSNNIRPAVLTSKEHRFVASSMVDSISPLTLPYVSRFLPAFNDTYLWLGTFPVVKEQTAKNLSLAVCAVYSPRSFSSIPMKNLSYWPSRAAGAIAQPNDYYLEDGDCFSPRSGVYAQNSRLFQSTENTIIFLLGNLQLYKSMVTYKTVLKSICELFQDVLLHKAKCCLVARGLKCATSLAEFEQNILKNVDIQSLSLTAQATSLGKILPRDSYVVLATTAVQDDNSIIRNLKTALIRSHSSIYALGFGKSNLRFLQSLATHPHFAHYNPFNNLTRNNTSWEKFVLSFQRFICGIKQSNQSFPLSGTSDDFEDPVFPNTRNYPEPKVMCGRHQLTVELDQQFVLEKVNLVSSNNIVVYFEGYKSNKACRATNAYGAPRPVYRLSAHYPFQECGLNVQHSTNRMYVSGKIFRDYLNINLPISFGIHLANINCSYANNNSAIKESFKPVLNRDASNITGRGKFFNIYISLYRDETLRNMWPHEPDVIIGNRMNVLVNASHPVPQGLRMIVVFCVASPKSVYMPNSTLQIPLIKDGCVPTIASAGLGARIIMFDDKSLHFNFLVFKWRNLLYKKIFVHCLAEVCDSRLPSCAPCSSARRRRSLANGVYQLTTSVALQPITAKSATNTTDQLKNNFLPTESKLTTLTKTNLGMVNQPLNNHGRGPATTGFQLSDYKMACLLLFTFLFFLTIIVVVLHVTRRDSFSQCVKHTASRYYRGLSVSDITQDTYPKPAVNQATAASSSVFSAGAHPVIDSTHILDQADIQPAPNTRQVLLKEVVNAANNFRSVAGVSVQPRSNRKRKPFSTFLGSDSETPGGSRPRSGISNVNTTAFNDNDNNNNLANNNKKALNNDGNKSLKLRFEERAMEQTVL
- the LOC143459568 gene encoding zinc finger BED domain-containing protein 5-like, whose product is MAKKRNYSESFLKYGFVPIVSDGIEKPQCVLCMKVLSVESMKPTKLNRHLETKHNDCKDKDLSSFERKANFLKRSRMDSSGVFQQQNRASVEASFQISLRIAKAKKPHTIAEELILQPAKDINRMLIGKEAESKLNILSLSGNTVQSRISLMSEDIKDQVIDQLKSADPFALQLDESTDVSSCSQLIAFVRYIHNGVMKDEFLCVIALPSRTRVEDSYQTIDTFFRENDIK